A stretch of Aedes aegypti strain LVP_AGWG chromosome 2, AaegL5.0 Primary Assembly, whole genome shotgun sequence DNA encodes these proteins:
- the LOC5571736 gene encoding uncharacterized protein LOC5571736, with protein sequence MAPHNSLHPDTHNDPSSTESDSNSNQSKKIKYDDSYQNMMFRAGFTNMHNEYIYNKNRTHALMMRNDRYSMTSTTSSIISSLDGNRSTPSPDFAMSMGQVSSPLFNGFMQSPGEPSQSIYDQSRVRSPATFNNPQEHNYAVDSPHALHTPEPIIRPARARVTSDSGNSSIPEVDDINPLCMNDFFRDAVNPELAEKLNSALTTIEAKSAQHKERYLEMRMCELPTDLEYNPNKSRLRKVYESPMEAAERERNNLASRKSRFKKKIAQQITNMHLEFDRSESADLYAMQNWMGQVIFELESNCLDRGITPECLADMRQQCGFLRNQNDKVYRARPSF encoded by the exons aTGGCGCCACACAATTCATTACATCCAGACACCCACAATGACCCATCATCTACCGAGAGCGATTCAAATTCCAACCAGTCTAAAAAGATCAAATATGACGATAGCTACCAGAATATGATGTTTCGGGCAGGCTTCACCAATATGCACAATGAATACATTTACAACAAGAATAGAACACACGCCCTCATGATGCGAAACGATCGGTACTCAAtgacttcaacaacatcatcgATAATTTCTTCATTGGATGGGAACCGTTCAACTCCATCGCCAGATTTTGCAATGAGCATGGGTCAAGTTTCGTCGCCGCTATTCAATGGTTTCATGCAAAGCCCAGGAGAACCATCCCAATCAATATATGATCAATCACGTGTTAGGTCGCCTGCTACTTTTAATAATCCCCAAGAGCATAACTATGCCGTGGATTCGCCCCATGCATTGCATACTCCGGAACCAATTATACGACCAGCTCGTGCTCGGGTCACATCCGACTCGGGCAATTCATCCATACCGGAAGTGGATGATATCAACCCACTGTgcatgaatgattttttccgtGATGCTGTAAATCCAGAACTTGCGGAAAAGCTGAACAGTGCGCTGACAACCATTGAGGCCAAATCTGCTCAACACAAGGAACGATATCTGGAAATGCGAATGTGTGAACTGCCAACGGATTTGG AATACAACCCTAATAAGTCCCGCCTCCGGAAGGTGTACGAAAGTCCAATGGAGGCAGCCGAACGAGAGCGAAACAATTTGGCTTCGCGAAAGTCACGATTCAAGAAGAAGATCGCCCAACAAATCACCAATATGCACCTGGAGTTTGACCGTAGCGAAAGCGCTGATCTGTATGCTATGCAGAACTGGATGGGACAAGTGATTTTTGAGCTGGAATCAAACTGCCTTGATAGGGGCATTACGCCGGAATGTTTGGCGGACATGCGACAACAGTGCGGATTCTTACGAAATCAGAATGATAAAGTGTACAGAGCGAGACCATCATTCTAG
- the LOC5571737 gene encoding jmjC domain-containing protein 7: MEQPFVKEAFKVLTREAKDLFLGTSLPETYGIPSALEFVRDNVAKNMPLIIREATNDWPAVEKWNSKYFRETFADKEVTVAITPNGYADGLAKHDGADFFVLPMETQMSMGEFLDTLDRKDENILYIQRQNSNLTEDFYELWRDVDMEKLKFASEAFNKQPDAINFWMGDDRAITSTHKDPYENIYCVISGYKDFILIPPVDLHNVPRKKYPMGIYMQEDDGTMVVEPILDEICKPRLIEWVSIDPLEPDLERYPQYANATAYEIRVNAGDMLYLPSLWYHHVRQSHKCIAVNFWYDMDYDARYCYYKMTEKLCGYGDYEED, from the exons ATGGAGCAACCTTTTGTCAAGGAGGCTTTTAAAGTTCTTACCAGAGAAGCCAAAG ATCTATTTCTGGGGACGAGCCTTCCCGAAACCTATGGCATACCATCAGCCCTGGAGTTTGTACGGGACAATGTGGCGAAAAACATGCCATTGATCATACGGGAAGCCACTAACGATTGGCCAGCTGTGGAAAAGTGGAATTCCAAATACTTCAG AGAAACGTTCGCGGACAAGGAAGTCACAGTTGCAATCACCCCCAATGGGTACGCCGACGGACTAGCCAAACATGACGGCGCGGATTTCTTCGTTCTGCCCATGGAGACTCAGATGTCGAtgggagaatttctggacaCGTTGGATCGCAAAGA CGAAAATATACTGTACATACAACGGCAAAACTCTAATCTCACGGAGGATTTCTACGAGTTATGGCGGGACGTGGACATGGAAAAGCTTAAATTTGCCTCAGAAGCCTTCAACAAGCAACCGGATGCCATCAACTTCTGGATGGGAGACGATCGTGCCATTACATCTA CGCATAAAGATCCATACGAAAATATCTACTGTGTAATTTCTGGCTATAAGGATTTCATTCTGATCCCACCCGTCGACTTGCATAACGTCCCACGAAAGAAGTACCCCATGGGAATCTACATGCAGGAAGATGATGGGACAATGGTGGTGGAGCCAATCTTAGATG AAATATGCAAACCTAGGCTCATCGAGTGGGTTAGTATCGATCCTCTGGAACCGGACCTTGAGAGGTACCCGCAGTACGCCAATGCTACCGCCTACGAAATCCGAGTGAATGCCGGTGACATGTTGTACCTTCCAAGCCTGTGGTATCATCACGTACGCCAAAGTCACAAATGCATTGCGGTTAACTTCTGGTACGATATGGACTACGACGCTCGCTACTGCTATTACAAAATGACGGAAAAGTTGTGCGGTTATGGTGATTATGAGGAAGACTAG